One window of the Pseudomonas sihuiensis genome contains the following:
- the rraA gene encoding ribonuclease E activity regulator RraA, which yields MHYITPDLCDAYPELVQVVEPMFANYGGRDSFGGQIVTIKCHEDNSLVKEQVDLPGQGKVLVVDGGGSLRRALLGDMLAEKAAKNGWEGILVYGCIRDVDVIAQTNLGVQALASHPMKTDKRGIGDLNVPVTFGGVTFKPGDYLYADNNGVIVSPQALKMPE from the coding sequence ATGCACTACATCACCCCTGATCTGTGCGATGCCTATCCGGAGTTGGTTCAGGTCGTCGAGCCGATGTTCGCCAACTACGGTGGCCGTGATTCCTTTGGTGGCCAAATCGTCACCATCAAGTGCCATGAAGACAACTCGCTGGTGAAGGAGCAGGTCGATCTGCCAGGCCAGGGGAAAGTACTGGTCGTCGATGGCGGCGGCTCGCTGCGTCGGGCGCTGCTGGGTGACATGCTGGCCGAAAAAGCGGCCAAAAATGGCTGGGAGGGCATCCTGGTCTACGGCTGTATCCGTGATGTTGATGTCATCGCGCAGACCAATCTGGGTGTGCAGGCGCTGGCCAGTCACCCGATGAAAACCGACAAGCGCGGCATCGGTGATCTGAACGTGCCGGTTACCTTCGGCGGCGTGACCTTCAAGCCGGGCGACTACCTGTACGCCGACAACAACGGTGTGATCGTCTCTCCGCAAGCCCTGAAAATGCCGGAATAA
- a CDS encoding alpha/beta fold hydrolase, translating to MQSSSELFPVALISAELRGDLSEDVYRLKPNNSPDSSVELALTRVGLAGVEGARGVPVVLLHGSFSNRRFWYSPKGIGLGAYLARAGFDVWIAEMRGHGLSPRNEGYRDNSVAQYVHYDVPAIADFLFEQTGQAAHWIGHSLGGVILAAALGGGYLDQSRASSVALFGTQVSRSYWPLKIPPIEWGARLLLRAFPYLSGRRLKRGPEDEPIGLALEALRWLRLFGRFGDGRKDWWAGLAEVSVPLMAVAAAADFDDPAWACRKLLEQCSSAPRHFLLLGKEKGFSSDFGHIEMLVSKEAQREVWPLTEYWLQYLRLPVEFTEQAAVAGV from the coding sequence ATGCAAAGCAGTAGTGAGCTTTTCCCCGTCGCGCTGATCAGTGCCGAGCTACGCGGCGATCTCAGTGAAGACGTCTATCGTCTGAAGCCCAACAACAGTCCGGATTCCAGTGTAGAGCTGGCGTTGACGCGAGTAGGCTTGGCGGGTGTCGAAGGTGCGCGCGGCGTGCCTGTGGTGCTGCTGCATGGCAGTTTTTCCAACCGACGTTTCTGGTACTCGCCCAAGGGCATCGGCCTTGGCGCCTATCTGGCGCGTGCGGGGTTTGACGTGTGGATCGCCGAAATGCGCGGCCACGGCCTTTCACCGCGCAATGAAGGCTATCGCGACAACAGCGTGGCGCAGTACGTGCACTACGACGTGCCGGCCATCGCCGATTTCCTATTCGAGCAGACCGGGCAGGCCGCACACTGGATTGGCCACTCGCTGGGCGGAGTGATCCTGGCGGCTGCGTTGGGTGGTGGTTATCTCGATCAGTCGCGTGCCAGCTCGGTTGCGTTGTTCGGCACTCAGGTCAGCCGCAGCTACTGGCCGCTGAAGATACCTCCGATAGAGTGGGGCGCGCGTCTACTGCTGCGCGCCTTTCCTTATCTGTCCGGCCGTCGCCTGAAGCGCGGCCCTGAAGATGAACCTATCGGGCTAGCGCTGGAAGCACTACGCTGGCTCAGGCTGTTCGGGCGATTCGGTGATGGGCGGAAGGACTGGTGGGCAGGCCTCGCTGAGGTGAGCGTACCGCTTATGGCCGTGGCAGCTGCTGCCGATTTCGATGATCCTGCTTGGGCCTGTCGCAAGCTTCTGGAGCAATGCAGTAGCGCGCCGAGGCACTTTCTACTGTTGGGTAAGGAGAAAGGCTTCAGCAGCGATTTCGGGCACATTGAAATGTTGGTCAGCAAAGAGGCGCAGCGCGAAGTTTGGCCGCTGACCGAATACTGGCTGCAATACCTGCGACTGCCTGTAGAGTTCACCGAGCAGGCCGCCGTTGCGGGTGTCTGA
- the ppsA gene encoding phosphoenolpyruvate synthase, with product MVEYVVSLDKLGNHDVEHVGGKNASLGEMISNLAGAGVSVPGGFATTAQAYRDFLEQSGLNAQIHAALDALDVDDVNALAKTGAQIRQWVMDAEFPAELDKQIREAFATMSAGNDNMAVAVRSSATAEDLPDASFAGQQETFLNIRGVDNVIRAAKEVFASLFNDRAIAYRVHQGFDHKLVALSAGVQRMVRSETGTAGVMFTLDTESGFRDVVFITGAYGLGETVVQGAVNPDEFYVHKPTLEAGRPAILRRNLGSKAIKMVYGDEAKAGRSVKTVEVDRADRARFCITDAEVSELAKQALIIEKHYGRPMDIEWAKDGDDGKLYIVQARPETVKSRASATVMERYLLKEKGTVLVEGRAIGQRIGAGKVRVIHDVSEMDKVQPGDVLVSDMTDPDWEPVMKRASAIVTNRGGRTCHAAIIARELGIPAVVGCGNATSVLKDGQGVTVSCAEGDTGFIFEGELGFDIRKNSVDAMPDLPFKIMMNVGNPDRAFDFAQLPNEGVGLARLEFIINRMIGVHPKALLNFASLPPEIKDSVEKRIAGYGDPVDFYVEKLVEGISTLAAAFWPKKVIVRLSDFKSNEYANLIGGKLYEPEEENPMLGFRGASRYISESFRDCFELECRALKKVRGEMGLTNVEIMVPFVRTLGEASQVVELLASNGLARGQDGLKVIMMCELPSNALLAEEFLEFFDGFSIGSNDLTQLTLGLDRDSGIVAHLFDERNPAVKKLLANAIAACNKAGKYIGICGQGPSDHPDLAKWLMEQGIESVSLNPDSVLDTWFFLAEAQPA from the coding sequence TTGGTAGAGTACGTAGTTTCCCTCGATAAGCTCGGCAATCACGATGTTGAGCATGTGGGGGGCAAGAACGCATCCCTCGGCGAGATGATCAGCAACCTGGCCGGCGCCGGCGTTTCGGTTCCCGGCGGTTTCGCCACTACGGCTCAGGCCTATCGCGATTTTCTCGAGCAGAGCGGCCTGAATGCGCAGATCCACGCAGCGCTCGACGCCCTGGATGTCGATGACGTCAATGCCCTGGCCAAGACCGGCGCGCAGATTCGCCAATGGGTGATGGACGCCGAGTTCCCCGCCGAGCTGGACAAGCAGATTCGTGAAGCCTTCGCCACCATGAGCGCTGGCAACGACAACATGGCCGTGGCCGTGCGTTCTTCTGCTACCGCCGAAGACCTGCCGGATGCTTCCTTTGCCGGCCAGCAGGAAACCTTCCTCAACATCCGTGGCGTGGACAACGTGATCCGCGCTGCCAAGGAAGTCTTCGCTTCGCTGTTCAACGACCGCGCCATCGCCTACCGCGTGCACCAGGGCTTCGATCACAAGCTGGTCGCCCTGTCTGCCGGTGTGCAGCGCATGGTGCGTTCGGAAACCGGCACCGCCGGCGTTATGTTCACCCTGGACACCGAGTCCGGCTTCCGTGACGTGGTGTTCATTACCGGCGCCTATGGTCTCGGCGAGACCGTGGTGCAGGGCGCGGTCAACCCCGACGAGTTCTACGTGCATAAGCCGACTCTGGAAGCCGGCCGCCCGGCCATTCTGCGTCGTAACCTGGGCAGCAAGGCGATCAAGATGGTCTACGGCGACGAAGCCAAGGCCGGTCGTTCGGTCAAGACAGTCGAGGTCGACCGTGCCGATCGCGCGCGCTTCTGCATCACCGACGCCGAGGTCAGCGAGCTGGCCAAGCAGGCGCTGATCATTGAGAAACACTACGGCCGCCCGATGGACATCGAGTGGGCCAAGGACGGTGACGACGGCAAGCTGTACATCGTGCAGGCGCGTCCGGAAACCGTGAAAAGCCGCGCCAGCGCCACCGTGATGGAGCGCTACCTGCTGAAAGAGAAGGGCACCGTTCTGGTGGAAGGTCGCGCCATCGGTCAGCGCATCGGCGCCGGCAAGGTGCGGGTGATCCACGATGTGTCCGAAATGGACAAGGTGCAGCCGGGCGATGTGCTGGTCTCCGACATGACCGACCCGGATTGGGAACCGGTGATGAAGCGCGCCAGCGCCATCGTCACCAACCGTGGCGGCCGTACCTGTCACGCGGCGATCATCGCCCGTGAGCTGGGTATTCCGGCCGTGGTTGGTTGCGGCAATGCTACCAGCGTGCTGAAGGATGGCCAGGGTGTCACCGTCTCCTGCGCCGAGGGCGATACCGGCTTCATCTTCGAGGGTGAGCTGGGCTTCGACATCCGCAAGAACTCGGTCGATGCCATGCCGGATCTGCCGTTCAAGATCATGATGAACGTCGGCAACCCGGATCGCGCCTTCGACTTCGCCCAACTGCCGAACGAAGGTGTGGGCCTGGCCCGCCTGGAATTCATCATCAACCGCATGATCGGCGTGCACCCCAAGGCGCTGCTGAACTTCGCCAGCCTGCCGCCGGAAATCAAGGACAGTGTCGAGAAGCGCATCGCCGGTTATGGCGATCCGGTGGACTTCTACGTCGAGAAGCTGGTCGAGGGCATCAGCACCCTGGCCGCTGCTTTCTGGCCGAAGAAGGTCATCGTGCGCCTGTCGGACTTCAAGTCCAACGAGTACGCCAACCTGATCGGCGGCAAGCTGTACGAGCCGGAAGAAGAAAACCCGATGCTGGGCTTCCGCGGTGCTTCGCGCTACATCAGCGAATCCTTCCGAGACTGCTTCGAGCTTGAGTGCCGTGCGCTGAAGAAGGTGCGGGGCGAGATGGGCCTGACCAACGTCGAGATCATGGTGCCGTTCGTGCGTACCCTGGGCGAGGCGTCGCAAGTGGTCGAGCTGCTGGCCAGCAATGGCCTGGCGCGCGGTCAGGATGGCCTGAAGGTCATCATGATGTGCGAACTGCCGTCCAACGCGCTGCTGGCTGAAGAGTTCCTCGAGTTCTTCGATGGCTTCTCCATCGGTTCCAACGACCTGACCCAGCTGACCCTGGGCCTGGATCGTGACTCCGGCATCGTCGCCCACCTGTTCGATGAGCGTAACCCTGCGGTGAAGAAGCTGCTGGCCAATGCCATCGCTGCCTGCAACAAGGCCGGCAAGTACATCGGCATCTGCGGTCAGGGCCCTTCGGATCACCCGGATCTGGCCAAGTGGCTGATGGAGCAGGGCATCGAGAGCGTTTCGCTGAACCCCGATTCGGTCCTCGACACCTGGTTCTTCCTGGCCGAGGCGCAGCCTGCCTGA
- the ppsR gene encoding posphoenolpyruvate synthetase regulatory kinase/phosphorylase PpsR — translation MKRTAFFISDGTGITAETLGQSLLAQFENIQFTKLTRPYIDSVDKARAMVQQIDAAAERDGVRPIIFDTIVNRDIRAILDTANGFMIDIFSTFLSPLEQELSSHSSYSVGKSHSIGQHSNYMERIEAVNFALDNDDGARTHYYDKADLILVGVSRCGKTPTCLYMAMQYGIRAANYPLTEDDMERLQLPDSLKKYREKLFGLTIDPDRLTAIRHERKPNSRYASYAQCEFEVREVESLFRRENIAFINSTHFSVEEISAKILVEKGVERRLK, via the coding sequence ATGAAACGAACCGCTTTCTTCATCTCCGACGGCACCGGCATCACCGCCGAAACCCTGGGTCAGAGTCTGCTCGCGCAGTTCGAGAACATTCAGTTCACCAAACTCACGCGCCCTTATATCGACAGCGTCGATAAAGCGCGCGCCATGGTACAACAAATCGATGCCGCCGCTGAAAGGGACGGCGTACGTCCGATCATCTTCGACACCATCGTCAATCGCGATATTCGAGCCATTCTCGATACCGCCAATGGCTTCATGATCGACATCTTCTCGACCTTTCTCTCGCCGCTGGAACAGGAGTTGAGCTCGCACTCCTCCTACTCGGTCGGCAAGTCACACTCCATCGGCCAGCACTCCAACTATATGGAGCGCATCGAGGCGGTGAACTTCGCCCTCGACAACGATGATGGCGCGCGCACCCACTATTACGACAAGGCCGATCTGATCCTGGTCGGCGTGTCGCGCTGCGGCAAGACACCTACCTGTCTGTACATGGCCATGCAGTACGGCATCCGTGCCGCCAACTATCCACTTACCGAAGACGACATGGAGCGCCTGCAGCTTCCCGATTCGCTGAAGAAGTACCGCGAAAAGCTGTTCGGCCTGACCATCGACCCGGATCGTCTCACCGCCATCCGCCACGAGCGCAAGCCCAACAGCCGCTATGCCAGTTATGCGCAATGCGAGTTCGAGGTGCGCGAGGTCGAGAGCCTGTTCCGCCGCGAAAACATCGCCTTCATCAACTCCACGCATTTCTCGGTCGAGGAAATTTCGGCCAAGATTCTGGTGGAAAAAGGTGTTGAAAGACGCCTTAAATAA